The genomic stretch CTCTGCATCTCCGTGAAGTGCCCACCCTTGGAGTAGATGAGCCACTGGTGCGCCACCGCGGGCGTGGCGAACGTGAGGTGCATGTCCACGTAGCCGTCGAAGGCCTCGGGATCCTCGGGGTGGTGGTCGTTGTGCGGACCCGCGTAGTCCCCCGGGCCGTAGCACAGCACCTGGATGCCCCACTTGCGCCGCAGCGCCCTGCCGCTCACCGCCGCCGCGAACGCCGCGAAGCTCTCCGAGTGGAGCATCCCCACCAGCCCCACCTCCTCCGCCGCCTTCCACGAGCGCGAGCGCCGACTCTCCAGCAGCGCCGTCCTCACCCGCACCGTCTTGGGCAGCTGCTCCGCGTAGTTCTCCGTCATCCCCCAGATGCTCTCCGGGGGAATCGGGTCCTCCATCTCCGTCAGCGTGCCCCGCAGCGCCTTCTCCAGCGCGTCCCGGCACGCCGCCGCCTTGCGCGCGTCCAGCACCCCGCCGAGCGCCACGAAGCGCCGCCCCGGTTGCATCAGCGCGCCGCACGCGTCGCGGTCGCGGCCCTCCAGGATGCGCCGCCCCTTGGGCGTCAGCAGGTCCGCGAACTCGGTGGGAAAGGTCTTCATGTCACCGCCTCCTGCGCGCCAGCTCTACCAGCGAGGGGCCGATGTCGCCCAGCGGCAACACGCGGCTCACCGCCCCGGTGGCCACCGCCTCCTGAGGCATGCCGTAGATGACGGCCGTCTCCTCCGACTCCGCCCAGACCTCGCCTCCAGCCTTCTGGATGGCCCTGGCGCCCACGGCGCCGTCCGAGCCCATGCCCGTCAGCACCACGCCCACCGCCTTGGAGCCGAACGCCTCGGCCAGGCTCATGAAGAGCCGGTCCACCGAGGGCGCGTGCTTGTCCTGCATCGTCGGAGGCGGCGTGCCCAGCACGTACTGGCCCGTCTGCCGGTACACCACGAGCTGCCGCCCGCCGGGCGCGATGAAGACGTGGCCCGGTGCCACGACGTCCCCCTCCTGCGCCTCGCGCACGGAGAAGGGCCCCAGCTTGTCCAGCCGCTCCGCGAAGGCGCGGGTGAACTGCTTGGGCATGTGCTGACACACCAGCAGGCACATCGACGGCTCCGGCGCGAGCGACTCCAGCAGCCGCTGCACCGCGGGCGGCCCGCCCGTGGACGCTCCGATGCCCGCCACGAACGCGGGCTCCACCGTCACCGTCTTCGGCCGGCGCACCGGCTTCGGATCCGACGAGCGCACCAGCCGCACCGCCTGCACCTTCTCCTGCAGCTCCCGGCGCAGCTTCTCCACCGCGTCCGGCGTGGGCCTCACCGGCTTGGCGATGAAGTCGAAGGCTCCCAGCTCCAGCGCCTTGAAGACGTCCGTCTTGTGCGCGTAGCTCGAGATGACGATGACCGGCGTGGGCGCCGTGCTCTTGAGCAGCCGCAGGAAGGAGTAGCCCCCCAGCCTCGGCATCTCCAGGTCCAACGTCACCACGTCCGGGTGCAGCGCCATCACCTGGCGCAGCCCCTCGTTGCCGTCGGCCGCCGTGCCCACCACCTTCACGTCTGGCGAGGACTCCAGCAGCTCCGTCAGCAACCGGCGGTTGTGCGCCGAGTCGTCCACCACCAGCACCTTCACCGGTTCCATCAGGCTCATGGCGCGAGCCCTCCGCCGAGCTCCGGCTTGCGATAGACGAGATCACTGCGCAGGTGCACCAACTCGAAATCCGCGCTCAGGTTGATGAGGTTCTCCGAGTGCCCCAGGAGCAGATACCCTCCTGGCACCATCTTGTCGTAGATGTGACGAAGCACCCGCTGCCGGGCAGGGGTGTCGAAGTAGATCATCACGTTGCGGCAGAAGACGGCGTCCATCCGGGACACGAGCAGGCCCGTCTCCGGATCCTGCAGGTTCTGGTGCGCGAAGGTCACCCAGGAGCGGATGTCGTCGCGCACGCGCACCCGGGTGGGTCCCACGTGATCGAAGTAGCGGGCGATCTTGTCCGGCGCCGTGGCCCGGAGCGCGGAAGGCCCGTACTCGCCCTGGCGCGCCACCGCCAGCACCCGGCGCGAGATGTCCGTGCCGTGCACCTCCACGTCCCAGCCATCGAAGCGCCCGCTGTCCTTGACCAGCATGGCCACCGTGTAGGCCTCCTCCCCGGACGAGCACCCCGCCGACCAGATGCGCAGCCGCTTCGTGCGCGCGTTGCGGCGCTCCAGCCGCGGGAGCACCTCCTCGGAGAAGGCCTTGAGCTGACGCGGCTCGCGGAAGAAGTACGTCTCGTGCGTGGTGAGCGCCTCGATGGCCGTCTCCAGCTCGGCGCGGCGCTGGGCGTCGAAGCGCAGGTAGCGGTAGTAGGAGCTGAAGTCCGTCAGCCCCAGCACCTCCAGCCGTGGCCACAACCGCCGCTGCATGACGAACTTCATGTCGTCACGCACGAGGATGCCGCAATGGCCGTAGACGAAGTCCCGCAACAGGCGGAACTCCTCCGCGGACATCTCCGGCTTGCCTGTATCGAAAGGCATCACCCCCCGGACCTCCCAGCTCCTCAACGTCCCGACAGTCGATCCACCGCGTCCTCGAGGGCGCGGCGGGCCAGTGAATCCATCTCCGCCGCCAGGGCGGCACGCGTCGCCGGCAGGCACTCGGGACCACCCGAGTCTCCCAGCACCCGCGCCGCGGCGGCCCTCACGTCCCAGCTCGGGTGGCCGAGCAGCTCCACCGCCAGGGACACGCCCTCCGCCGAGACGGCGCCGGCCAGCAGCGCCGCCTTCACCACCTCATGATCCTCATGGTCCACCGCGCGTTGAAGCACCTCGTCCCGCAGGGCCCCCAACCGGGCCAGCGACTGCACCGCCCGGAAGGCGATGGCCCCATCCGGGTGCTGCACCAGGGCCTCCAGCTCCGCCGCGCGCTCCACCGCGCCGCACTCGCCCACCGCGTCCAGGGCGGCCAGCCGCACCTCCATCGTCTCGTCGCCCAGGGCCCGCTTCAGCAGTCCCGCCATCGAGGCATCTCCGAGCTGGCCCAGCACCCGCACCGCCGCGACACGCACCCGCGGGGCCTCGTCCGCCAACGCCTGGCGCGCCAGCTCCAGCCCTCCCATCGGGTCCACCACCGCCAGCACCTCCACGGCGGTGGCGCGCAGCGGCACGGACGCCTCGCGGGCGGTACGCCGCACCAGGGGCAGCATGCCCGTTCCCCCCACGCGCACCAGCGCGTTGAGCACCGCGGGCTCCGCCCCGTGCGTCAGCGCATCCTCCAAGACCTGGAGCACCTGCGTGGGGAAGCTCGCCGCCAGTGACACCAGGGCGCGCGCCGCCAGCGCACACAGCTCCGACTGGGACAGCAGGCGCGACAGGGGCTCCACCGCATCCAGCGAGCGCGTCCTGCCGAGCGCCTGCACCGCCACCATCTTCAAGTCCAGGTCGCCCCACTCCAGCATCTGGACGAGCTCGGGCACGTACGTGGCGTCCACCATCTCCACCAGCGCCTGTCCCGCCACCTCGCGCGCCGGGAAGGAGAGCCGGTCCATGCTCGACAGCAGCTCGCGCCCGGCCTCCGGGCCGAAGTACGAGAGCGTCCGCACCACCTCCGGCATCAGCCGCTCCTCCTGCGCCACCTCCGCCACCAGCGGGGCCAGCCGAGGCTCGCGCAGGGCCGCCGCCGCGACGAGCCCTCCCGCCTTCAGCTCCCCGTCCTCTGACACCAACGCGGCGGCCACCCACTCGGCCGCCTGGGGCAGCCGCCTCAGCACCAGGCGCACCGCCGCATCCATCTCGGAGCGCTGGGTGGACTCGGACAGGAGCGCCTGGGTGCCCAGTGCCACGAGCGCCGCCTCCCGGGTGGAGCGGGACTCCGAGCCCAGCCCCCGGCACACCAGCTCCGTGGCCGCCAGCTGCGGAATGAGGCCCAGCACCCGGTAGGCGCTGCGCTTGAGCGTGGGGTTGGCCAGCAGCCTCACCACCTCCGGCAGCGGCGGCGGGTGGCGCAGCGCCGCGAGCGACTCCAGCGCGCTCAGCTGCAACAGCGGCTCGGGGTCATGGAGGATGCGCTCCAGCGCGCGCGCCGCGACCCTGCCACCCATCCGGCCCAGCGCCTCCGCCGCGGCCACCCGGACGTTGAGATCCACGTCCTCCACCATGGCGCGCACCAGGGCGTCCTCGGCCTCCAGCCGCCCCAGCTGGCCGAGGATGTCGGCGGCGAACTTCCGCTGGTCCGGATCCGGGTGCAGCAGCAGCCGCACCAGCGGCCCCACGGCGTGCTCGCCCATGGCCGACAGCGACTCCGCCGCCGCGTTGCGCGCGCCCGTCTCGTCGCGCTCTCCCAGCACGGAGACGAGCCGCTCCACCACCGCCTCGCGCTCCGGCAGCCGGGTGAGTCCCTCCGCCGCGGCACGGCGCACACGCCAGCTCTCGTCATGGAGCCCGGCCACGAGCTCCTCGCGCGCATCCGGCGAGGACACGTCCAGCTCCAGCAGGGCCCGGTAACGCGCCTCCTCTGCGTTCCGCCCCTCTTCCATCATCCGTTCATCCTCCGGCCGGTGTCGCGCACCAGCTCCGCCAGCAGCAGCGCCTTCACGTCCAGCAGCAGCTTGAGCCGCTCCGGCGGGCCGCACACCCCCACCACGAAGGGCGCCGGGCCCACCGCGCCAATGGCTGGGGCGGGTTTGATCTCACTGCGCCGCATGCGCACCACCTCGGAGACCCGGTCCACGACGAGGGCCACGCGCCTGCGGCCCAGCCAGCACACCAGCAGCCGCGTCTTGGGAGTGGCCGGCGGGGCCTCTCCGCCGAGCAGCCGCTTGCGCAGGTCCACCACGGGGATGATGGAGCCGCGCAGGTGGATGACGCCCTCGATGAAGGGCGGCGCGCCGCGGATGGGCGTGAGGCGCTGGGGCGGGAGGATCTCCTCCACCCGCATGATGTCCACCGCGTACTCCTCCGGCCCCACGAAGAAGGCACACAGCTGGACGAGCGGATCCCGCTCCTCCCTCGCCGCCGCCTCGTCGGGCCGGGGCTGTGACAGGACATTGAAGCGCTGTCTCATGCCAGGGCCTGCCAGATGTCGAGCAGGATGAAGAGCTGCTGGTTGCGCCGCCCGAGCCCCACCACGCAGTCGCGCTCCCCGCCGCCCACGCCCGGCGGAGCCACCTCCAGCATGGAGGGCCGCAGCCGCACCACCTCGGAGACGGAATCCACCCAGATGCCAGCCAGCCCGTCCTCCGCCTGCACCACGATGATGCGCGCGCGGCGCGGAGGCTCCGGTGCGTCCGGGCCCGCCACCAGCGGGGCCTTGTCGGTCAGCCGCAGCTTCACCTTGACGTCGTAGACGGGCAGCACCTCGCCGCGCAGGTACATCACCCCGAGCAGGTTGGCCGCGGCGCGAGGCACCTCCGTGAGCGGTGGCACCTTCACGATCTCCCGCACCGCGCGGATGGGCACCGCGTAGTGCTCCTCCTCCAACCGGAAGGCCAGATACTCCTCGGGAGGTTCCTCGGCGATGGGCTCGACCGTCTCGTCGGTGCCGGCCACCAGTTCCTGCAGGAGACCGACGTCCTCGTCCGGACGGTAGAAGAAGCTGTCGAGCAGGACGGACAGGGAGGGCACGGTGTGGAGGATAGCAGCCCTGGGGGAGGTGGCGTCACGCCCGCCGCCGCTCCAGGCTCATTCCCTCTTCGAGCAGGGCGCCGACGTCCAGCACCAGCACGGTCCGCCGGTTGGCCAGGTCCGCCGCTCCGGAGATCCCTCGCACGCCCTGCAGGCGGCCTCCAAGGGACTTGACGACGATGTCCTGCTGGCCCTGCAGCTCGTCCACGGCGATGCCCAGCCGCTCCTGGGCCAGCCCCGCCACCACCACGAAGTGCCGGTCGTTGGTGCGCTCGGGGTGGCCGAAGAGCCGTGCCAGGCGCATGAGGGGCAGCGTGGTGCCGCGCGTGTCCAGCACCTCGCGCCGCTCCACCGTGCGGATCTCCGAGGGCTTCACGGAGAGGATCTCCAGCACGCTGTTGAGCGGCACCGCGTAGGTGCGCCCACTCACGCCCACCACCAGGGCGCGGATGATGGCCAGGGTGACGGGCAGCGTGAGGTGGAAGGCGGTGCCCTGCCCCCGCTCGCTCCACACGTCGATGATGCCGGACAGGTTGCCGATGTTGTTCTTCACCACGTCCAGGCCCACGCCGCGGCCGGACAGCTCGGACACGCTGCGCGCGGTGGAGAAGCCCGGCAGGAAGATGAGGTTGAGCATCTCGCGCCGGCTCATCTCCCGCGCCTGGGCCTCGGTGATGAGGCCCTTGCGCAGGGCCATCTCGCGCACGCCCTGCTCGTCGATGCCCGAGCCGTCGTCGCTCACCTCGATGACGACGTGGTTGCCCTTCTGCTCGGCCCGCAGCGACACCCGGGCCCGCCGCGGCTTGCCCGCCGCCTCGCGCGCCTCCGGCGACTCGGCGCCGTGGTCGATGGCGTTGCGGATGATGTGCATCAGCGGATCGCTCAGCTCCTCGACGATGAGCTTGTCCAGCTCCACCTCGCCGCCGCTGATGACGAAGTCGATCTCCTTGCCCGCGTCCTTGGCGATGCGGCGCACCAGCCGGGCCAGCTTGTCGAACACCTGGCCCACCGGCACCATGCGCGCCTCGAGCAGGCCCTGCTGCAGCGCGTCCAGCTTGCGCTCCAGCTGCCGCGTCTCGCGCGAGAGCTCCTGGCCCCACATCTTGGAGACCGTCACCGGGCCATCCTGCCGCGCGGCCTCCGCCATGCGCTGGAGGTTGGCCTTGATGAGCAGCAGCTCGCCCACGGTGTTCATCAGCGCGTCCAGCCGGCCGATGTCCACGCGCACCGTCTGGGTGAGTGAGCGCAGCGACTCGCTCTCCGACCGCGTCCCCCGGGAGCCCGAATCCTCCATCAGCGTGCGCACCGGAGGCGCGGACGTCTCGGACCGGAGGTGGGTGGGCGCGTCGGACTCGTCGTGGAACAGCGGCTCCTGCCGGTGCGGCTTCGGACTGACCGGCTCGACCACGTGCAGGGCCGGAGCCTGGGGGGCGGGAGTCTCCGAGGTGGCGCCAGCCTTGGAGCTCCTGGCCTTCTTCCGCGCGCTCTTCTTGGGGGCGGCGGGAGCGGCGGGAGCCTCCTCGGGGGCCTCGGCGCCAGAACGCCGGACGACCTGCGCCACGGGGGCCGGGGCGGACTGCGCCTCGGAGCCCGCGGCGGGGCGGACCTTCAGCTCGAAGAGCTGCGCGGGCGTGCCCTGGAGCTTCGCGGCCAGCTCGTCGGCCGAGACCTTGGCGCCGAAGATGAGATCGAACGCGATGCCGGTGGCCCCACCCGGCTCCGACGAGGGGAGCGTGCTGACCACCTCGCCCAGCGGCTTGAGGCGCGAGTTGAGCTCGCCCAGCCCCGTGTCGAAGTCGGACAGGTCGAACGCGGCCCGGACGCGCCAGAGGGACACGCCGCGGCGCACGTTCTCGCGCAGGCGGTGCTCCTCGTACTCGGTGAAGACGGCGCGGACCTGCGGATCCAGCTCCAACCGGTCCAGCGGATCCTCGTCGACCGCCGCCGACGCGGCGCCCATGTTCGCCAGCCGCGAGCCCAGCTCCACCGCGCGCTGGGACATGACGGGCGTGGACTCCTCGCGCGAGGCCTCCGCCAGCAGGCCCTGGAGCACGTCCAGCGACTCGATGAGGGTGTCCAGCACCCGGTCATCCAGCGACAGCTTGCCCAGGCGCAGCCGGTCCAGCAGATCCTCCGCCTGGTGGCCCAGCTTCGCGATGCGCTCCTGGCCGAAGAGCGCGGAGAGCCCCTTGAGCGAGTGCGCCGCCCGGAAGATGCCGTTGATGAGATCCGGATCCGGCTCCTGCCCGCGCTGCTGATCCAGCACGAGCAGATCCCTGCCCAGCGCCTCGAGGATCTCCGTGCCCTCGGCGACGAACTCCGACAGTGCTTTTCCCGCCTGGTTCACGCGAGCTTCAGGTAGCGGCGCACGAGCCCTTCCAGGCTCTGCGGAGAGAAGGGCTTGACGAGGTACTCGGCCGCGCCCAGCGCCAGCCCGCGGTCGCGGTCCTTCTCGCGCCCCTCGGTGGTGACGATGAACAGCGGCGTGTCGCGGTAGTTCGGGTTCTTCTTGACGAAGTTGATGAGCTCCAACCCGTTGATGTCCGGCATGTTGATGTCGGTGATGATGAGGTCGAACCGATGCCGGGGCAGGAGTTTGAGGGCCTCGAAGCCACTGCTGGTGACGATGGCCTCCAGACCGGAGATGGACTCCACCGTCGCGGCAATCAACTCCCGCGAGGCCTTGGAATCCTCCACGATCAGGATCTTGAACTTCATTCGTTGGAACCGGCCCCCCATCGTACCAGAACGACTGGCGGCACGGATCGTCAGCCCTTGCGGCCGGGCAGCCGGCGGGCAAGCTCCTTGTCAGCCAGTACGGCGACCCGTTGTCCCTTGAAAGCCGGGAGGAACTTGTCGTTCAAAGCGGAAGCCCGGGCGGCGTCTTCCAGCTTTCCAACGCCGGGCACCTCGAGGGCCACCCCCTCCACCTTCGCCTTGGCCAGCACCCGGGCGGCGTTGGCGAGCGCCTCGCCGAGCGAGGAGACATCCAACGCCTGCCGACGCCCCAGGCCGATGACGAAGATGCGAGGCACGGAGAAGCGGCCGTCCGTGGGCAGCAGGAGGGAGTCATCCTGGGCGCCCACGAAGAAGCCGGACTGGAGGATGCGCGACAGGGCGCCGCACAACCGCCAGTCCACATAGCCGGCCGAGCCCGGTAGGGGCCGGTCGTCCTCTCCCACGAAGAGGCAGAGGGCATCCACGCCCTGCAGCGCGTCCAGGCCCTCGAGGCCGAGCTCGTAGGAGGTGACGTTCACTGCTTCCCCAGTGCCGCGGCCACGCGGTCCAGCAGGCCGTTGACGAAGGCGCTGGACTCCTCGGTGCCGAAGTTCTTGCCCAGCTCCACGGCCTCGTTGATGGACACCTTCTTGGGGATGTCGGGGCGGTACTTCAGCTCGAAGACGCCCACGCGCAGCACGTTGCGATCGATGCGGGACATGCGATCCAGCCGCCAGTTATGGCTGTGCTGCTCGATGAGCCGGTCGATCTCGGCGCGGTGCGCCATGACGCCATCCACCAGCTCGCGGGCGAACTTGACCGCCTCGGGCTCCTTGCGGGCCTCCTCGGTGGCGGCCCACGCGGCCTCGAGGGCCTCGTGGACGGAGCCCGGCGTCATCTCCAGCTGGTAGAGCGCCTGAAGCGCCCGCTCCCGTGCCGTCCTGCGCGCGCCCATGGCTAGCTCCTCTTTCCTTCCGTCGCGAGCGTAGCCAGCTTGGCGTGCAGGTTGACCATCTCGATGCAGGCCATGGCGGCCTCGGCGCCCTTGTTGCCGGCCTTCACGCCGGCCCGGTCGATGGCCTGCTCCACGGTGTCGCACGTCAGCACGCCGAACGTGACGGACGCCTGGGAGGTGAAGGCCACGTTGCCGATGCCCTTGGCGCACTCACCGGCCACGTAGTCGAAGTGGGGCGTGCCACCGCGGATGACGGCACCCAGGGTGATGATGCCCACGTAGGCGCGCGACTCCGAGACGCGGCGGGTGAGCGCCGGCAGCTCGTAGGTACCGGGGCAGCGGTAGACGTCGATGTCGCCGTCGGCCACTCCGTGACGGACCAGCGTGTCGACGGCGCCCTTCACCAGCTCCTCGGTGATGAACGCGTTGAAACGGGCCACGCAGATGGCGAAACGGCCCTTGGGGGGAAGAAAGTCACCTTCGATGTAGCGAGGCATGTGCGGTTCCTCTCTACACCAGCCACCCGGCTGGCGTCGCCAAGGAGTTTTCCTGGGTGCCGCCTTCAGGACGTCTTGCGGCGGCGGGGCGGGCGGCGCGCGGCCAGGCGGCGGGGCGGCTCGGCGGACAGGGTGAGCGGAATCTGCTCCACCACCTCCAGGGAGTAGCTCTCCAACCCCACGATCTTCTTGGGGTTGTTGGTGAGCAGCCGCAGCCGGGACAACCCCAGGTCCTTGAGGATCTGCGCACCCACACCGAACTCGCGCAGACGCGTCTGGTCGTTGTTGCCCGGCACGGACACCTCGTTGGAGACGTGGGTGCACTCCAGCCGGTGCTTCGCGGGCACCTCGCGCTGGAGGACGATGACCACGCCTCGCCCCTCCTCCTGGATGCGCTGGAAGGCCTGCTCGAGCTGGCTGCCGCAGTCGCACCCGGCGCTGCCCAGCAGGTCGCCCACGAGGCACGCCCGGTGGACGCGGGTGAGCACGGGCTGACGGCCGGAGATATCGCCCTTGACGAGGGCCACGTGCACCGAGCTGTCCACGTCACTGCCGTAGGTATAGGCCTGGAAGGCGCCCTGCCCCCGGCGCTCGATGGTGGCCTCGCTGATGCGCTTGACGAGCCGCTCGCGCTCCAGCCGGTAGCGGATGATGTCGGCCACGGACAGCAGCACCAGCTTGTGCTTCCGGGCGAACTTCACCAGGTCTGGCCGGCGGGCCATGGTCCCGTCGGGGTTCATGATCTCGCAGATGACGCCGGCGGGCTCCAGGCCGGCCAGGCGGGCCAGGTCCACGCTGCCCTCGGTCTGGCCGGTGCGCACGAGCACTCCGCCGTCACGGGCGCGCAGGGGGAAGACGTGGCCGGGACGCGCCAGGTCACTGGGCTTGGCGTTGGGGGCCACCGCCACCTGGATGGTGTGGGCGCGGTCCGCGGCGGAGATGCCGGTGGAGACGCCGTGGGAGGCCTCGATGGAGACGGTGAAGGCCGTCTGGAAGGACGAGGTGTTGTCCTGCACCATGAGGGGCAGGTTGAGGCGGCGCAGGCGCTCGTCGGTGAGGGACAGGCAGATGAGCCCGCGCCCATGGGTGGCCATGAAGTTGATGGCCTGGGGCGTCACCTTCTCCGCCGCCATGACGAGGTCGCCCTCGTTCTCACGGTCCTCGTCATCGGTGAGGATGACCATGCGCCCCTTGCGGATCTCCGCGAGCGCCCGCTCCACCAGGGAGATGCTGTCCGACTCTTGCTGCCTGCCGCGCGCCATGCGTGCTCCTGGCCTTTCCTTCGATTCAACCGCCGAAACCGGCCGCCTTGATGACAGCCTCGGAGAGCCCACCACCGGGCCCCTGGCGCAGCGACACCAGCCGCGCCACGTACTTGCCAATCATGTCCGCTTCCAGGTTCACGCGCTCGCCCACGGCCTTGGCGCGCAGGGTGGTGCGCTCCTGGGTCTCGGGGATGAGCTGAACGCCGAAACGGTCCGGGCCCACCGAGTTGACGGTGAGGCTGATGCCGTCGATGGCCACCGAGCCCTTCTCGATGAAGAAGGGGGCGAGCTCCGGGGGGAGCCGGAAGAGCATCACCCACGAGCCGCCCTCGGGCCGGGTCTCCAGGACCTCGCTGACGGCGTCGACGTGGCCGCTGACGAGGTGTCCGCCGAGCCGGTCGCCCAGGGCCAGGGCGCGCTCGAGGTTGACGCGCGAGCCGGGGCTGGCACCGCCGAGGGTGGTGCGCCGGAGCGTTTCCGGGGCGGCCTGGACGCGGAACGAGTCCCCGCCGCGCTCCACGACGGTGAGGCAGGCGCCATCGACGGCAATGGACTCGCCGAGCGCGAAGTCCCGGGCGCCCAGCGCCGTGCGGATCCACACGTCCGTCATCCCGCCGGGGATGATCCGCTCCACCACACCGATGTCCTGGATGAGTCCTGTGAACATTTCGGGCACGCTTATAACGGATTCGGGGCTGGGGATCCGCCGCCCTGGTCATCCGCCCTCCCCTGCCCGGCAGGCGGGCTCACCGGAGCCATCATCCCGGTTCCCGAGGCCGGTCCTGGGGTAAGAGAGCGCCCATGAGCGGAGCCCCCCGAGTCCTGTTGGTCGGTGCAGGTGCGGTCGGCCAGGTGTTTGGGAAGTACCTCCAGGCGGCCGGCTGCGAGCTGGCCTTCCTGGTCAAGGAGAAGTACGCGGAAGAGGCGCGGCGGGGCTACCCGCTGTACGAGCTCGGCCTGTTCTCACGCAGCCCCCGGCCGGTCCTGTTCTCCGGGTTCGGCGTGCGCGTCTCGGCCCGGGAGGTCGCGGCCGAGCGGTGGGACCAGGTCTGGCTCTGCGTCTCCTCGACGGCGCTGCG from Archangium lipolyticum encodes the following:
- a CDS encoding protein-glutamate methylesterase/protein-glutamine glutaminase, translating into MSLMEPVKVLVVDDSAHNRRLLTELLESSPDVKVVGTAADGNEGLRQVMALHPDVVTLDLEMPRLGGYSFLRLLKSTAPTPVIVISSYAHKTDVFKALELGAFDFIAKPVRPTPDAVEKLRRELQEKVQAVRLVRSSDPKPVRRPKTVTVEPAFVAGIGASTGGPPAVQRLLESLAPEPSMCLLVCQHMPKQFTRAFAERLDKLGPFSVREAQEGDVVAPGHVFIAPGGRQLVVYRQTGQYVLGTPPPTMQDKHAPSVDRLFMSLAEAFGSKAVGVVLTGMGSDGAVGARAIQKAGGEVWAESEETAVIYGMPQEAVATGAVSRVLPLGDIGPSLVELARRRR
- a CDS encoding CheR family methyltransferase, which translates into the protein MPFDTGKPEMSAEEFRLLRDFVYGHCGILVRDDMKFVMQRRLWPRLEVLGLTDFSSYYRYLRFDAQRRAELETAIEALTTHETYFFREPRQLKAFSEEVLPRLERRNARTKRLRIWSAGCSSGEEAYTVAMLVKDSGRFDGWDVEVHGTDISRRVLAVARQGEYGPSALRATAPDKIARYFDHVGPTRVRVRDDIRSWVTFAHQNLQDPETGLLVSRMDAVFCRNVMIYFDTPARQRVLRHIYDKMVPGGYLLLGHSENLINLSADFELVHLRSDLVYRKPELGGGLAP
- a CDS encoding HEAT repeat domain-containing protein, which codes for MMEEGRNAEEARYRALLELDVSSPDAREELVAGLHDESWRVRRAAAEGLTRLPEREAVVERLVSVLGERDETGARNAAAESLSAMGEHAVGPLVRLLLHPDPDQRKFAADILGQLGRLEAEDALVRAMVEDVDLNVRVAAAEALGRMGGRVAARALERILHDPEPLLQLSALESLAALRHPPPLPEVVRLLANPTLKRSAYRVLGLIPQLAATELVCRGLGSESRSTREAALVALGTQALLSESTQRSEMDAAVRLVLRRLPQAAEWVAAALVSEDGELKAGGLVAAAALREPRLAPLVAEVAQEERLMPEVVRTLSYFGPEAGRELLSSMDRLSFPAREVAGQALVEMVDATYVPELVQMLEWGDLDLKMVAVQALGRTRSLDAVEPLSRLLSQSELCALAARALVSLAASFPTQVLQVLEDALTHGAEPAVLNALVRVGGTGMLPLVRRTAREASVPLRATAVEVLAVVDPMGGLELARQALADEAPRVRVAAVRVLGQLGDASMAGLLKRALGDETMEVRLAALDAVGECGAVERAAELEALVQHPDGAIAFRAVQSLARLGALRDEVLQRAVDHEDHEVVKAALLAGAVSAEGVSLAVELLGHPSWDVRAAAARVLGDSGGPECLPATRAALAAEMDSLARRALEDAVDRLSGR
- a CDS encoding chemotaxis protein CheW; the encoded protein is MRQRFNVLSQPRPDEAAAREERDPLVQLCAFFVGPEEYAVDIMRVEEILPPQRLTPIRGAPPFIEGVIHLRGSIIPVVDLRKRLLGGEAPPATPKTRLLVCWLGRRRVALVVDRVSEVVRMRRSEIKPAPAIGAVGPAPFVVGVCGPPERLKLLLDVKALLLAELVRDTGRRMNG
- a CDS encoding chemotaxis protein CheW; this translates as MPSLSVLLDSFFYRPDEDVGLLQELVAGTDETVEPIAEEPPEEYLAFRLEEEHYAVPIRAVREIVKVPPLTEVPRAAANLLGVMYLRGEVLPVYDVKVKLRLTDKAPLVAGPDAPEPPRRARIIVVQAEDGLAGIWVDSVSEVVRLRPSMLEVAPPGVGGGERDCVVGLGRRNQQLFILLDIWQALA
- a CDS encoding chemotaxis protein CheA, which codes for MNQAGKALSEFVAEGTEILEALGRDLLVLDQQRGQEPDPDLINGIFRAAHSLKGLSALFGQERIAKLGHQAEDLLDRLRLGKLSLDDRVLDTLIESLDVLQGLLAEASREESTPVMSQRAVELGSRLANMGAASAAVDEDPLDRLELDPQVRAVFTEYEEHRLRENVRRGVSLWRVRAAFDLSDFDTGLGELNSRLKPLGEVVSTLPSSEPGGATGIAFDLIFGAKVSADELAAKLQGTPAQLFELKVRPAAGSEAQSAPAPVAQVVRRSGAEAPEEAPAAPAAPKKSARKKARSSKAGATSETPAPQAPALHVVEPVSPKPHRQEPLFHDESDAPTHLRSETSAPPVRTLMEDSGSRGTRSESESLRSLTQTVRVDIGRLDALMNTVGELLLIKANLQRMAEAARQDGPVTVSKMWGQELSRETRQLERKLDALQQGLLEARMVPVGQVFDKLARLVRRIAKDAGKEIDFVISGGEVELDKLIVEELSDPLMHIIRNAIDHGAESPEAREAAGKPRRARVSLRAEQKGNHVVIEVSDDGSGIDEQGVREMALRKGLITEAQAREMSRREMLNLIFLPGFSTARSVSELSGRGVGLDVVKNNIGNLSGIIDVWSERGQGTAFHLTLPVTLAIIRALVVGVSGRTYAVPLNSVLEILSVKPSEIRTVERREVLDTRGTTLPLMRLARLFGHPERTNDRHFVVVAGLAQERLGIAVDELQGQQDIVVKSLGGRLQGVRGISGAADLANRRTVLVLDVGALLEEGMSLERRRA
- a CDS encoding response regulator gives rise to the protein MKFKILIVEDSKASRELIAATVESISGLEAIVTSSGFEALKLLPRHRFDLIITDINMPDINGLELINFVKKNPNYRDTPLFIVTTEGREKDRDRGLALGAAEYLVKPFSPQSLEGLVRRYLKLA
- a CDS encoding M17 family peptidase N-terminal domain-containing protein, whose protein sequence is MNVTSYELGLEGLDALQGVDALCLFVGEDDRPLPGSAGYVDWRLCGALSRILQSGFFVGAQDDSLLLPTDGRFSVPRIFVIGLGRRQALDVSSLGEALANAARVLAKAKVEGVALEVPGVGKLEDAARASALNDKFLPAFKGQRVAVLADKELARRLPGRKG
- the nusB gene encoding transcription antitermination factor NusB codes for the protein MGARRTARERALQALYQLEMTPGSVHEALEAAWAATEEARKEPEAVKFARELVDGVMAHRAEIDRLIEQHSHNWRLDRMSRIDRNVLRVGVFELKYRPDIPKKVSINEAVELGKNFGTEESSAFVNGLLDRVAAALGKQ
- the ribH gene encoding 6,7-dimethyl-8-ribityllumazine synthase is translated as MPRYIEGDFLPPKGRFAICVARFNAFITEELVKGAVDTLVRHGVADGDIDVYRCPGTYELPALTRRVSESRAYVGIITLGAVIRGGTPHFDYVAGECAKGIGNVAFTSQASVTFGVLTCDTVEQAIDRAGVKAGNKGAEAAMACIEMVNLHAKLATLATEGKRS